The genomic stretch CGGTGATTAACTCAATTCATGTTTATTTAGTTCCAGCCAGAAACGTACGTTCACCCTAACAAGTACGCGGCGAAAGAACAAGTTTATCAGCAGCAAAACAACATCTCGCCGCAACAAATATTACCACAGCGATATTACAACGAATACCAACAGCAGCCACCATTACCCCCAAAAGGAATCACGTCAAATGCCTATGAGTCGGAAGAATTGACTTACCAACCGGAAGTGAATATTGGCAATCAGTTGCAGGTTGCACAACAAAAAACAGTTTCGGCGAACTTCGCGAGAAATGTGAATAAAGGTCTCGACAATGTGAAACACGAACGCAACATTTAAGGTCGATCCGACCTTAATTTaatctttaatgaaatttttacagAACCGGTATACATCGACATCCCCACGATGCATCTTCTGACTTATTACCCGAACTTAGATGTAAGTTCTGGCAAAACCGGATTATTTGTACCGCGATTAACCACAGCAGCGACCAATCATATATCCATCCCTCTCTATACATCGACGCTAAATCAAAAGCCAATAGTAGCCGGGAAGCAAACTTACCAAATACAGTACGCGCCAAAATACAATAGCGCTCCTGCTGCTTCTTCGACCAAGGTTGATATCTGgagaaataattattagaaaGTAGACCTTCGTAGTATTTGTGGAATTTTGGGAACGATACTAGAACTAAATAGAAACTTTCATCGTTTCAGGTTGCGAAGGGTGCGGTTTATACAACTCCCGTTAACTCAAAGAAATTCTCTAGCTCTGCGTTATTCAGCGTGCCAACTTTCGCACCATCGGATCAAGCATATGCCCAAGGAAGACAACTTCTATACACACAAGCGTACATTGCTCCGTCCCAGCCACAGTACGTTTCCCAGCTAGTGTACACTCAACCCGCAACGGTTTATATGCATGCCACGCCAGTTTACAGCGACGTTTACGCTCGTCCACCTAGCTACGATCAAGATAATTCTTTGCAAGGCAGCGTGAAATACACCGCGCCGCTTGAAGAGTTGCATTCCGCGGCATCAATTGCTGATGAGCTGCCGAATCAAGGTCTGGGGCAGCAAAACAGTCAGAGCGTGACTCAGAATTACGTCAAGGTTCGTAGCGATGCGAGGAAGTAAATGGAATTTGTAATAGGAAGGCAACGAAATTCCTTCCGATTAAAAGATTCTGCTGTATAAATATACTTATCATAACAGGATCCGGAAGAACCAAATACCGATCTAATACCACCTCAAATACCAGCGCAGGATTTCAAATCCAGTGCCACGTCTTTGACGCCCGTTTCGTCGCACGACGAGGAACCTGTTCCAGAACAAAATTACGTAGGTTCGTCCGAGCCTAGATCATTGCTAGACTCGTACGTTCCAAGCAATGTGATCGCAGCCCAAGATTCTTCCAagtacaaaattattatttgtaacgAGCTATATATGCGGATAAAATTTTCCTAGTCCGCCAGTACCCTAGATACGTTTgctaaaataaatattcgttaCAGATATCAAGAGAGGCCGATAAAGCTGGAAAGAGGTTTTCTTCCATCGAAAGAAAATTTCTTATACAAGAAACGCAAGATTGACTAATCCATTGAGCGTTTTCTTTATCTGATAATTGGCGATCGTCGAGTATGATGGTCAGTAGATACTGTTAATAGAAGCTTCGACGTTCATTGCAGTTGAGAAGCGAGTGAAGATATACCGCCGACAATAAAAGGCGTCGCATCTAGTCTTTTATCGAAGATCCTTCAATCACAAGCGTAAACGTCGTACTTATGTTTAACTTTGTTggtctttcgtttttttttctatataccTGTGGGTGTacgttttacgcaattttttaataaactctTATTAAAAGGAACGTTGTTCTACATTTACTATCATTGTTCTGTATTAGGTGAAATTTTTACATCCGATGAAACAGTTGAGTAATTGAAAGTTTTAAAGGAATTAGTATATTTTTTGGTTACCCGTCGTACATTGAGCattttgtaaattgtaaaagatAAAAAGCAAAAAATATGGTCAAATATTTTGCCACGGAAATCGTAATGAATATattcaaatttatcaattaaaagtATCTGAAACCTCTAATATTCCATCTTCTTTGaagttaaataatttattgGCCCATTTCTCCGATTATGGCGTTAGTGTAACTATGATAAAAGCATCGCCATCACATTACGTATTCGAATAGAGAGCTGTTGACACAAGGCAGAGGCACATCCACTTAGCTATTTACGCGGATGCCGGCGCCGTGTGCCAAAATGAGAAAGCGGATCCTGAGGAAAAAACCAATGGTGCAGGCTTTTGATATTATTTGCCAGAAATTTCAGCTCGGCAAacattttaactttttttttttttgtcaacgCGCTGTATACTAATTAAGAAAAATATCACAACGGTATAAATGTTACGTagcaataaaaatttgttttacagTCATTTCATTTTTAGTCAACGGTTAGCAAATGACGCGGCATTAAAAATTTGCgtaattgtaataatttatcGAGTTTCGGCCAATCTTTTACACGCCTTAATTAGCGATGAAAAAGCACGTGTCGCCTTGGACGATAATTAATTGTCGCTTTAATCTCTTTGTCGCGATCATAACTACGAATATGTATATCGTGACATTAGCTTTCTTCGTGTCGAAATATTAACCAAGGATGAGCACACTGCCATAGCGGTGTCGCTACGCTACTGGCAGATGTCTTTCCATACGTATCGAATAAAGAATGTCAGTGTGTTACAGCGGTGAAACTATAATCGTGGTGTCCCTCTCGCGGTTCAAGCGAAGGCATATAAGGTGGGATGTAGCCGCCACTGCTTCATCAGTTCCAAATACACGCGAGAAGACCAAGAGTCAAGCGTACAGGTTTAAGGTCGACCGTCATCATGAAGATTCTCGTGATACACGTAAGTACGCCGATTTCTCGCCTTAGCTTTGACATTTTCTTAAACGTTTCATTTTTACATTTCGGAAATTTCACGCGTCACACCTGTCAGCTGATCGATTCGACGTTTAACATCTCTATACGCAGTTCTTATAAAACGGCAAAGTGATAGATAGATTAAGTGACTGATGCAAATATGTGAAGATTTATCGTAGAAAATTCTTTTAGATATACTACGTGTATGTTATACAGGATTCTTTAAGGTTTCAACTTTCATCGATATGATCGAGATTATCGTGTTTCATTATAGCgacaacgaaatttcaaaatttatttatttatattacgcACATAATACTCGTTTCGTGCTTAAAAGATACAAATTGTGAAGTGAAGGGGCAGGACAAACGAATAATAGTTTTACGTGCACGGAATATGACTTTTACCTTATCTCGTTTATGAAGGATCACCCTTATTAGTTTTTCGGAACGCTCAGAATGATAATACGAATGACGTTATTTGTATGCGTTCCAACGTACGTTTCTTCGCTTATCTCGCCATATTTCGTACAAGATCTAGTAACTTATGGAGCACATCGATATAACTGACTGCTAGCTACACCgatttatttaatatcataTTTGCCAACGATATCAACTCAAAATAATTCATCGTTTCGTTGATAGAATTAAATTCTTTCTGTCGACGAGACTCTTCTGAATCGgtcattatggagaaagtgtttcttattttcttccatCTACGGCCGCGCAGGTCCGGCAAAGTAACCGTGGCAGATGCTCTTGAGCAAGTCAGTGAAAGTCCTTGAAGGTACTACAGGAACAGCGGCTCTCGGTTGTCATAAAATCTATTCGGGTTGTTCGTTATTAGGTAACGGTTGATTTTCTACCTGGTCGAAAGATAAACCTTGGTGAAAATGGT from Bombus vancouverensis nearcticus chromosome 9, iyBomVanc1_principal, whole genome shotgun sequence encodes the following:
- the LOC117163497 gene encoding uncharacterized protein LOC117163497 → MKFYLMLGLLCIGANGEKKINLEDIERDNLKVEGISKSGITRTEQSKFLTKPEFSQQHYQVPNQYHGPPTSSSVTYVTPPPVQNFQPETYVHPNKYAAKEQVYQQQNNISPQQILPQRYYNEYQQQPPLPPKGITSNAYESEELTYQPEVNIGNQLQVAQQKTVSANFARNVNKEPVYIDIPTMHLLTYYPNLDVSSGKTGLFVPRLTTAATNHISIPLYTSTLNQKPIVAGKQTYQIQYAPKYNSAPAASSTKVAKGAVYTTPVNSKKFSSSALFSVPTFAPSDQAYAQGRQLLYTQAYIAPSQPQYVSQLVYTQPATVYMHATPVYSDVYARPPSYDQDNSLQGSVKYTAPLEELHSAASIADELPNQGLGQQNSQSVTQNYVKDPEEPNTDLIPPQIPAQDFKSSATSLTPVSSHDEEPVPEQNYVGSSEPRSLLDSYVPSNVIAAQDSSKYQERPIKLERGFLPSKENFLYKKRKID